In Numida meleagris isolate 19003 breed g44 Domestic line chromosome 23, NumMel1.0, whole genome shotgun sequence, the following proteins share a genomic window:
- the LOC110387560 gene encoding uncharacterized protein LOC110387560 isoform X1, protein MRDAVKSTRTLLVSFVPSDCIQALLIICIPGADTGGEGGLETTPLPAAASPRPAGVGWAAPSPWLRWRTRRGTYQVPGGGRGRGRFAAPYRGYGTSPGCGPQAGARGATVPCGEIKTRENATGVWLCLTEPQHELPAKEGIPADGTVGLCRRNVLETELVLTACPPQAGACTPGLWSPTMWFFSFANSWETAMSFLNTFDIGMFG, encoded by the exons ATGCGCGACGCAGTGAAAAGCACACGAACGCTTCTTGTTAGTTTCGTTCCATCTGATTGCATTCAAGCGCTCCTGATTATCTGCATCCCCGGAGCGGATACCGGAGGAGAGGGTGGGCTGGAAACAACCCCTCTCCCCGCAGCGGCCTCCCCTCGCCCCGCCGGAGTGGGCTGGGCCGCGCCGTCGCCATGGTTACGGTGGCGGACGCGGCGCGGCACATACCAAGTGCCGGGCGGGGGACGAGGCCGCGGCCGCTTCGCCGCCCCGTACCGAGGTTATGGGACGTCCCCGGGGTGCGGTCCCCAGGCGGGAGCGAGAGGTGCCACCGTTCCCTGTGGTGAAATAAAAACACGTGAAAACGCGACAG GAGTCTGGTTGTGCCTTACAGAACCACAGCACGAGCTTCCTGCAAAAGAAGGGATCCCCGCTGATGGCACCGTGGGGCTCTGCAGAAGGAATGTCCTGGAAACTGAGCTGGTTCTCACAGCTTGTCCACCACAGGCAGGTGCGTGCACCCCTGGGTTGTGGAGTCCCACCATGTGGTTCTTCTCCTTTGCCAACTCCTGGGAGACAGCCATGTCGTTTTTAAACACCTTTGACATCGGGATGTTTGGTTAA
- the CRTAM gene encoding cytotoxic and regulatory T-cell molecule — MTFTTVLRVTALLLLQGDFPEAGSETVTLQEGEDLNLHCTFSGESRAAKQWLNPRGFAIFLNNHRALRDQRYKLTHYSEDELSIRLSNVTVHDEGVYKCFYYSTPFKSKMTTVEVLAAPSKPVLQVSQDREGSVTLSCYTQGCKPQPQVTWLLDNGIQLPGDTRHKLEADGKKWTTTSTLTVLAYRSNSTASCVVRHKALGGGKLTVPFQFEDVPRTVTNTTPAPTTLEVDMYVSENEQPTVTTTESDLNSNTDFSPSYPQHNGPRATSAAAGELSGTSAHHIPNGTETALNGTVTEELFRTEGSFPSENVTLISIVTFEQDINFEGMSKKEKDFLLPLLVAVLIVMLLVIVVLFTRKLIKAHGVWKRENDTSDQTLESYKSKSNEESPGHEKNGQVVNQKSNVQYVTEGYVEATQKNPSEKNAEIPEERFACGKETNV; from the exons atGACTTTCACCACGGTGCTGCgtgtcacagctctgctcctgctgcaag GGGATTTTCCAGAAGCTGGCAGTGAAACTGTAACTCTACAGGAAGGAGAGGACCTGAACCTCCACTGCACCTTCAGCggtgaaagcagagctgccaagCAGTGGCTAAACCCCCGGGGGTTTGCCATTTTCCTTAACAATCACCGGG CCTTAAGAGATCAGAGGTACAAACTTACCCATTATTCAGAGGATGAACTGTCTATCAGACTCTCTAATGTAACAGTGCATGACGAAGGCGTATATAAATGCTTCTACTACAGCACGCCCTTCAAAAGCAAGATGACAACCGTTGAGGTGTTAG ctgctccttctAAGCCTGTACTGCAAGTATCTCAAGACAGAGAAGGAAGCGTTACACTGTCCTGCTACACCCAAGGATGTAAGCCACAACCCCAGGTTACCTGGCTGTTGGATAACGGGATACAGCTTCCTG GTGACACCAGGCACAAGTTAGAAGCCGATGGGAAGAAATGGACCACAACCAGCACGCTGACAGTCCTGGCATACAGGTCCAACTCAACAGCCAGCTGCGTCGTTCGCCACAAAGCACTGGGAGGAGGGAAGCTGACCGTGCCTTTCCAGTTCGAGGACGTTCCCAGGACAG tgacaaaTACAACTCCTGCACCAACTACACTAGAGGTGGATATGTATGTCTCTGAGAATGAGCAGCCTACAG tgaccACAACGGAGTCAGATCTGAACAGCAATACAGACTTCTCTCCAAGCTACCCACAACATAATG GGCCCAGAGCaacatcagctgcagcaggagagctgtCTGGTACCTCTGCTCACCACATCCCTAACG GCACTGAAACAGCACTCAATGGCACAGTCACAGAGGAACTTTTCAGGACAGAAGGCTCCTTCCCAAGTGAAAATGTAACTCTGATTTCCATCGTCACCTTTG AGCAAGACATTAACTTTGAAGGCATGAGTAAGAAGGAGAAGGATTTCCTGCTGCCACTCTTGGTGGCTGTTCTCATTGTCATGTTGCTTGTTATCGTGGTGCTTTTTACAAGGAAGCTGATAAAAGCTCATGGAGTTTGGAAGAGAG aaaatgaCACTTCAGACCAGACTTTGGAGAGTTACAAATCCAAATCTAATGAAGAAAGTCCAGGCCACGAGAAGAACGGACAAG ttgtcaATCAGAAGTCCAACGTGCAGTATGTAACAGAAGGATATGTGGAAGCAACACAAAAGAACCCAAGTGAGAAAAACGCTGAGATACCCGAGGAACGGTTTGcatgtggaaaagaaacaaatgtatAG
- the LOC110387560 gene encoding uncharacterized protein LOC110387560 isoform X2, whose protein sequence is MRDAVKSTRTLLVSFVPSDCIQALLIICIPGADTGGEGGLETTPLPAAASPRPAGVGWAAPSPWLRWRTRRGTYQVPGGGRGRGRFAAPYRGYGTSPGCGPQAGARGATVPCGEIKTRENATEPQHELPAKEGIPADGTVGLCRRNVLETELVLTACPPQAGACTPGLWSPTMWFFSFANSWETAMSFLNTFDIGMFG, encoded by the exons ATGCGCGACGCAGTGAAAAGCACACGAACGCTTCTTGTTAGTTTCGTTCCATCTGATTGCATTCAAGCGCTCCTGATTATCTGCATCCCCGGAGCGGATACCGGAGGAGAGGGTGGGCTGGAAACAACCCCTCTCCCCGCAGCGGCCTCCCCTCGCCCCGCCGGAGTGGGCTGGGCCGCGCCGTCGCCATGGTTACGGTGGCGGACGCGGCGCGGCACATACCAAGTGCCGGGCGGGGGACGAGGCCGCGGCCGCTTCGCCGCCCCGTACCGAGGTTATGGGACGTCCCCGGGGTGCGGTCCCCAGGCGGGAGCGAGAGGTGCCACCGTTCCCTGTGGTGAAATAAAAACACGTGAAAACGCGACAG AACCACAGCACGAGCTTCCTGCAAAAGAAGGGATCCCCGCTGATGGCACCGTGGGGCTCTGCAGAAGGAATGTCCTGGAAACTGAGCTGGTTCTCACAGCTTGTCCACCACAGGCAGGTGCGTGCACCCCTGGGTTGTGGAGTCCCACCATGTGGTTCTTCTCCTTTGCCAACTCCTGGGAGACAGCCATGTCGTTTTTAAACACCTTTGACATCGGGATGTTTGGTTAA